Part of the Blastocatellia bacterium genome, GACGCCCAGGCGGCCCATGCCGGTATCCACTTTCAAGTGATAGGAAGCGACCATGTCGCGGGCACGCGCGGCGGCATCGAGTTGTTCGATAGCCCACTCGCTGTAGATGTCCGGCGTCAGCTTGAAATCCAGTAGCAGCGGGGCTTGTCCTTGATAAAATCCGCCGAGGCAGAGAATCGGTCGTGTCACCCCTGCTTGCCGCAGCGCGACTCCCTCTTCTGGCAATGCCACGCCGAACCAATCGCAACCAAGCGTCTCCAGATGCCGAGCGACCAACACTGCATCGTGCCCGTAGGCGTCAGCTTTCACGGCGGCGAGAATCTTGGTGTGAGCGCCAACACGCTCTTTGATCACGCGAAAATTATGCGTCAGATGATCCAGATGAATTTCAGCCCATGTGGGACGACCAACTGGTTGTGTCCGCCGATGGCCGTGTGGCGCGTGCTGCTGCGTCATCGCCGTCGAATTGTCGGGCTGCGTCATAGCCATTCGTTCCAGGCCAAGTTAGAACGCCGATTCTTCCATGAGATTCTCAAAGCGCGTGAACTCACTCAGAAATGCCAGTTCAATTTTGCCCGTCGGGCCGTTGCGTTGCTTGGCCACAATCAATTCAGCTTTGCCTTCAGTCTCCGGCGTTCTGTTGTAGAGGTCTTCTCGAAACAAAAATGCGACCACATCAGCGTCCTGCTCCAAACTTCCGCTCTCCCGCAGATCGCTCAACTGTGGCCGATGATCGGTGCGCGCTTCCGGCGCGCGGCTAAGCTGCGAAACGGCGATGAGCGGCACCTGCAAATCTTTGGCCAGACTTTTGAGGTCACGGGAAATTTGCGAGACTTCTTGCTGACGGCTTTCAGCGCGTCCGCGGGCGCTCATCAGTTGCAAATAGTCAACGATGAGTAGGTCTAATCCACGTTCATGTTTGAGCCGCCGCGCTTTGGCGCGCAGCTCCAGTGGGCTGATGCCCGGCGTATCGTCAATGAAGATGCGGCACTCGGCCAATCGGCGCAATCCTTCCGCCAACCGCTTCCACTCATCGCGATTGAGAAACCCGTTGCGAAAGCGTTGCATGTTGATCCGCGCCTCTGAACAGAGCAACCGCATGACCAGTTGCTCTTTGCTCATCTCCAGTGAGCTAATTCCTATGACATGGCCAGCGAGCGCCGCATTCTGCGCGATGCTCAGCACAAAGCTGGTCTTTCCGACCGAGGGTCGAGCCGCAACGATGATCAAATCGCTCGGCTGAAGCCCCGACGTCATGCGATCGAAATCAATGAAGCCGGTGGCCAAGCCGGTGATCATCTGCGGACGGCCGGCTCGCTGTTCGACCAGTTCCAACTGCTGCTTCGCGACCTCGCCAATGGGCGCAAAGCCCACTTTGGTCCGCGCCTCGGCAATATCCAGAATGGCTTTCTCAGCCTTGTCCAGAATCAGGTCGGATTCTTCTTCCTGCTCGAAGCACTCGCTGATGATCTGATTGGACACAATGATGAGCCGGCGCAACAGCGCACGGTCGCGTACAATCTTGGCGTAGTGTTCGATGTTGCGCAGGTACGGCGTCCCGTCCATCAGCGCGGCAATGGCGCTGACGCCGCCAACCTGCTCCAGTTCTCCCGAGCGGTCCAATTCCTCCCGCAGCGTAATCGGATCAATCGGACGATCCTTTTCAAACAGCGCCACCATCTTGTCAAAGATGCGCCGATGCGCATCCAGATAGAAATCATCGCGGCTCAGGATTTCCAGCGCCTGATGGAGTGTCGTGTTGTCAATCAAGATCGCGCCGAGGATAGACCGTTCCGTCTCGATGCTGTGCGGCAGTGACCGCTCGGTTGTCATCTCTTTCAGTGATTTGGCCATGCTCGTCACCTACGCCCGGCCTAGTTTACTACAACCATGCCACCACACAAAACCCTGTTCATGACTGCTACAGGATTGGCCAGTGCCAGAAGAATCTGTACGGGGCGCTCGCTGTGGCGCCCCGCCCAAACGGCCTCGACTCTGACAGAGCCCAAGCTCGACAACATCCTGTACGGGGCGCTCGCTGTGGCGCCCCGCTCCTACTACCTCGACTCCGACAGAGCCCAAGCTCGACGACACCCTGTACGGGGCGCTCGCTGTGGCGCCCCGCTCCTACTGCCTCGAATATGCAATTCTTTCGTGAAGTTCGTGTGCTTCGTGGGGCTATTTTCAAGGGAATCGTCCCCATGCAACGACACACCACGAAGCATGAAAATGGTTATTTTTAGAGGAAGCTTGTCCTACTACTAACTGGCTAGTATAATCCCGCCGGTTTCAGCGTCTGCTGCGTTACAATGTTGAAGCCATCATGAGTACTCAACGGAAGAAGTCCCCGCCACGAGCAGGTAGCGAGGGCGGCCTGAAGGGAGTGGGCATGCAATGTAAAGCTATGGGAGGAACTTTATGGAAACACTCAAACGACATTTCGCATCGTTCTGTATTTTGCTTCTGGCTGGTGTGCTGGTCATATCCGGCGGTGCTGCAACCCGACAGCCTAACCGTCCGGATGATCCTCAAACCAACCTCAAGACGTTAAAAGCCCAATTGCTCCAATTGGAGATAAAGCAATTAGAAGAGGCCATTGCTGAAATGCAGCGGCAAGAAGACCTGCTGAGCGACAAAGTGCGTGCGGAAATCGCCGAGCTGCAAGCGCAACGGCAGCAACGGCAAGACCAACTCGATCAGTTGGCCTTGGAGATCAACATACCCGACATCCTGCCGGGTCAAGACCTTCAACAGCAGATCAACGCCGTCAAAGCCCAGATCATGAAGATCGAGCTGGACGACGTCAAAACGCAGATACGGCAACTGAAACAAGCAGGTGATAAAGGCTCGCCACTGATGCTCTCACTCAGAGAGCGTTATCAGAGTCTGCAGCGCGAATACAATCAGTTCACCAAGCTGCCGGTCACCAGCACGCCGCAGGAGCCGGCTGCGCCGGAAGTGGTCTTCTCGAATCCAGCGCCAATTACGATTCCAGGTACCGGCACTAGCGGCCCGGCCGCGCCGTATCCCTCGACCATCACTGTCAGCGGTTTGACGGGAGTGGTGACGGATGTCAATGTCACGCTCACAGGTGTGAGTCACACATTCCCGGATGACATTGACATTCTGTTGGTCGGTCCGGGTGGGCAGACGCTTGTGCTGATGTCGGACTGCGGCGGTAGTCCTGACATTACAGGCATCACGCTGACGTTTGATGATGCGGCAGCCACTTTACTTCCCGACTCCACTTTGATCGCTGCTGGAACGTATAAACCGACGAACTATGGTACTGGGGATGCATTCCCGGCCCCGGCTCCGGCCGGGCCTTACAATAACCCGGCAACGGCTGGCACGGCGACGCTGGCATCGGTGTTCAACGGCATTTCCCCCAACGGCACTTGGGGCCTGTTTGTGGTGGATGATGTTGCCGGCGATGTTGGCGGCATTTCCGGTGGGTGGAGTTTAGACATCACCACTACCGGCGCTGCGCCTGTGAATGACTTTTGCGCTGGCGCCATCACGCTGAGCTGCCCCGGCACGCTCACAGCCGACACAACCATGGCCACAGACAGCACGGTCAATGTCAACTGCGGCAATTTTGGCGATGACAAGGACGTTTGGTACAAATTTGTCGGTGATGGCGGAACTCACACCATCTGCACCAACGGCAGCAACTACGACACGATCATTCAAATCTACACCGGCACATGTACCTCGTTGAATGATGAACCGTATTGCAATGACGATTGCTCCTTATTTCTATCTCTTCTTCACTCGTCCGTCACCTTCACGGCGGCGATGGGTGTGACGTATTTCATTCAAGTCTCAGGGTTCGCTGGCGCTAGCGGCAATCTGGTGATCAGTTGCGATAACGCTGCGCCAACAGTGACGCCCAGTCCGTTAAGTTACGGTTCGGTGCATCTTGGGTTGACGAGCGCGGCGCTGTTGACCACGGTGGATACGACCGGTTGCGGCAGCGTGACGTTCACGAGCATCACCGAGGCGGGGACTAATCCGGGTGACTTCAGCCAGACACTGCCCGCCACGCCGTTCACGTTGAATGATTGCAGCACATCGGTGACGTTCCCGTCCACGTTCAGTCCGACCGGACCGGCCTGTGGCGGCCCGCGCAGTGCCACGCTGACTTACACGACCAGCGCCGGTACGATCGTGCAGACGCTCACCGGCACAGGCACGAACACAGCGCCGGTGGCCAATGCCGGACCGGATCAAACGGTGCCTGAAGGCGCATTGGTGACATTGGCCGGTTCAGCCACCGACAGCGATGCCCACGACGCCGGCGGACCGTTCACGTTCGCTTGGACGCAGACGGGCGGGCCGCCAGTGACGCTGAGCAATCCGGCAGCGGCCAATCCGACGTTCACCGCGCCCGAAGTGCCCAACGGCACGTGCGTCACGCTGACGTTCTCGTTGGTCGTATCTGATCAGCACGGTTGCCCGGATGCCACGCCTGACACAGTGCTCATTCGCGTTGCCGATACTATCGAGCTGAGTGATGACAGCAACGGCAATTGCGTGAAGATCACGATGACATGCACCACAGCGGGCGCAGCCGTCTATTGCTTCAAGACAGGCGCTGGAACGACATTCACCGGCCCCTGCACGGTCACGGTCAGCGGCAATACCATCAACGTGCAAAGCACGGCGGCGGACCCGAACGCGCTCCAAGGCATTCTGGACGTGGGTCGCTGCCGTGGGAATGCGCGGTTGACGATCAGCCGGCTGACGCCGACAGTGACGCATACCATTACATCGAATGTGAACGCATGTAACGACACATGCGCATGTCCGTGATTCCTCTAATCAGATGGAGACAGGCGAGCACGAGCGTTGACATCTGACCGGCTCGGCTCGCCTGTGCCACAACACAATGAGAGAAACGGCAAACCTCAGGCTGACGGCCTGCGGCTCTGAGGTTCGCCGTTTTTTCTTCTACCAATCGGGAAGGGAAAGGCCTCCGTTGGAGGGGCGTTGCTGTGTGGGTGCCCGCTAACGTGTGGTGTTTTTGTGTTGCTGCAACGCACGGTTGTAAGGGAATCCCTGTGTCGTCGCCCATCAGAGAGTAGCGGGATGTGCATCGTCTGGGTCAGGGATCATCCCTCCAATTCCCAGGGCGCCTTGCAGAGGCGTCCCGCGTTCTCCCGTTAGCTCGTTCATGCGGTGAGCCGCTCGCCGCGAACATCCATGCCAACTCCCGGGTGTAACTTTTGTGAAACAAGGATTGGGCAGTGTTTGGAACATTGAGATTTTGAACGTTTCAACTTATTTAGGATTTCGATATTCGGATTTCGGATTTCCCTCGAAGAGGGGCTTGGGATTTCAAAATCGCCTGGCGGAGCAAAGTAGCGAACCGGCATTTCTGACCTTTCTTGACGATATCAAATGACTCATGTATAGTCCCGTTCACTAAGCAAACCGACCCGGAGAAGAGCACAGGCCGTTGAATGCTTTTTGGTGAGGCACGATGTTAGCAGACCATTCACTCTATCGCATCTTGTTGGTTGAGGATGATCCGGCCCATGCGACATTGATCCGGCGGGCGCTGCACAAGGAGCGGCCGCAGGATCAGGTTGTCGTGAGTGAATCGTTGCAGAGCACCTGGGAGCAGCTTGATCAACAAGCGTTCGATGCTCTTGTCGTTGATTTTTCGCTGCCCGATGCCAGCGGATTAGAGTTATTGCAAGAGTTGCGCGTGCGTGGCCTGGACGTGCCGGTCATTATTGTGACTGGTCATGGCGACGAAATGACGGCTGTGCAGGCGATGAAGCTGGGGGCGTTCGACTACATTGTCAAATCCCAAGATTACGCTCGCGCACTGCCGCTCGTTGTGTATCGCGCGATCGAAACCAAGCGGCTGGAACGTCAACTGGCCTCGGCTGAAGTCCGCTATCGGCTGCTGTTTGAGCAAGCCCAGGATGCCATCGGCATCATGGACCAGAACATGCGCTTTTTGGATGTCAACTCGGCGTGCTCGGAGCTCAGTGACTACACTCGCGAAGAGCTGTTGAATATGACGGTTCTTTCACTGGTGCGACCGGAGGCCGTGGAAACAGCGCGACAGTTGTTCGAGCAGTTGCGGCGGCATGGTTCGTTGCGCATCTCAGAATGCCGCATGCTCCGCAAGCAGGGGACAGAGGTTGTGGTGAGCGTCTCAGCGGTCGCATTGAGCGAAGGCGTCTACCAGTTCATCGCCCGCGATGTGACAGAACAGAAGCGGCTCCAGCAAGAGCTCTTCCAGATGCAAAAGATGGATAGCATCGGCAAATTGACCAGCGGCATTGCCCATGATTTCAATAATCTGCTTGGCGCAATTCTGGGATATGCCTCGTTGTTGAAGTTGGAATTTGATCCTCAACACCCGCTTTACGGCTTTGTTGAGACGATCGAATCATCGGCGCAACGAGGCGCTGATCTGGCTCGTCAGTTGCTCGCCTTCGGGCGCAAAGAGAAAGCGCAGACCAGCCCGGTTAATCTCAACAAGATCGTCGAGGAAGTGCGGCGGCTGCTGGCTCATACCATCAGCAAGCGGATCGAGATCATCGTTCATACGGATGATGAGCTCTCTATGGTCGAGGGCGACGCCGGACAATTGCAACAGGTCCTGCTGAATCTGTGCCTCAATGCGCGTGATGCCATGCCGCAGGGCGGACGACTCGTGCTGGAGACGCGCAACATTGTTTTGGACGAGGCGTTTATTCGCAACCATCCGGGCGCGCAAATCGGACCGCATGTGATGGTGTCAGTCACCGATACAGGCTGCGGCATGGATCAGGAAACGCAGCAACGCATCTTTGAACCGTTCTTCACCACCAAGGAACAGGGACAAGGCACAGGCCTTGGGTTGGCGATGGTCTACAGCATTGTGCGTAATCATGAAGGGGTGGTGCGCGTCTACAGTGAACCTGGGCATGGCACAACCTTTGTCATTTACCTGCCGGCCTCGAATCGCGCTGAGATGGTGATCGAAACAGCGCCGGTGGAGAGTCGAGGTGGGAGCGAATTCGTTCTCGTTGTTGACGACGAAACGGCGATTCGCAATCTGCTCAGCGACGTGTTGACCAGCGCCGGCTATCGCGTCATGACTGCAACAAACGGCGTGCAGGCCATACGGATTCTGGAACAAGAACCAGATATTGAGCTGGTCATTCTTGATATGATCATGCCGCAGATGGACGGCAAGGAAACTTATGAGCGATTGCGCGCGCACCGGCCTGACTTGCCGGTGCTCTTTTCTAGCGGATTCAGTCGGCACAATCTGACGCAGGAGATGCTCAACCATCCCCGCACGCATTTCATCCAGAAGCCCTATGTCGTGCATGACCTGTTAATGGCGGTGCGCCGCGTCTTGGATGAATAGAGGTTGACCCAGCACAGGCCGATTGGCCAGAGACGCGCGGCTGGCTTGGATGAGCCGGTCAGCCCCACCCGCGTGCACAGAGGTAACTATGAGAGAGATTCTGATCATTGTGATGTTGATGACGCCGCTCATGCTCTCGGCCCCGCAAGCGGGACGACACCGCGAAGAGCCGCCCAGCGCCCCAACGGATGCGACCACGCCGGTGAAAACAGACACGCCACGACCGGTCTTGGTCAACATGACGCCGGACGAGTTTGACGCCTGTGGTCTAAAGAAGCTCTCGGAGGAAGAACTCAACCGCTTGGACCGCTGGTTCCTTCAACTGCTGGTGAAGCTTCAATCGCTGCCCAAAGAGCGCAGCCTCACCTTCGACCGTTCTGGCGAGGCTTCGACCGGCCGGACGACGGCCGAAAGCCGGCAACGAGACCTGGAACTGCAGGTGCAGGACTTAGAATCTCGCTTAGCGATCATTCGGCGAGAAACAACCCGCATGTCGTTTGACATCACGCAAGCGCGCCTGGCCGCTTCGCGCGGCGATTGGTCTTCGCTCACTAGCACACTGCATGGGTTGGAAACCTCGCTTCGACAGATTGAACGCGCCAGTCAATAAGGGCCTATTGTCCGCTGAAGGGAGCCGGTCGCGCGACTTGATTTTTAATCAAGGCCAGTAGTATTCTCTCGAACCCTGCTTTTACAAGAGAAATCCTAAACCATCAAGGAGAGGGTCGTGCATAAGGAATATCATCGTTGGTATAGTCCGAATTTAGGTCAAGAGATGCCGTTGGTGGTATATGGTCACTATGGGTGGCCGCTGTTGATGTTTCCGACGGCGGGGGCTGATTGTGAAGAGTATGAACGCTTCAACCTGATTGATGCCATTGCGCCGCATTTGGACGCGGGGCTGGTCAAGATTTATTCGATCAATAGCATTAACCGCGAGTCGTGGTTAGCCGATCACGTGCCGCCGCCCGAACGCGCCCGCCGACAAGTGCTCTATGACCGGTATGTCGCTGAGGAAGTGGCGCCATTCATCCAGTGGCACTGTCAAACACCGGGCATCCCGATTGCCACCAGCGGCGTCAGCTTCGGCGCCTTTCACACAGCCAATACGCTGTTCAAACACCCCGACAAATTCAAATGTGTCATCGCCATCAGCGGCAGCTACGACATTCGCCCGTACTGCCATGGCTACCATGATGACAACGTCTACTTCAATAATCCGGTGGAATATCTACCCAATCTGGAAGACCCTGTCATTCTTGAGCAGCTTCGCCAATGTTCGATTAACATCATTACCGGCCAGGGCGCCTATGAAGCTCCGGAGCGATCCTATCAACTCTCGGAAATTCTCTGGCGCAAGGGCATCCCTCACAATCTGGATGTCTGGGGGCACGACGTCAATCACGACTGGCCTTGGTGGTATCGGATGTACAATTACTATCTGCCCAAATTGTTTGGACGATAGTTGATCATAGCCACTGATGGGCTGACGTTCACAGCTCAGCAGACGGACGCTCAGTCATGGTCGTTGGTGAAGAGGTTCAGCTCATGCCGGAGACGCTCAATCAACAGATTGAACTCTGCCGCGCTTTTGGCGAGCGTGTCTTTTGTTATCACCGTACGGAACTGCGCCGATTCGTCTGGAGCTATGCCCAGTTGTTCGATCATGCTGACCGCATGGCAGCCGCGTTGCGCCGGCGCGGTGTGCAGCGCGGCGAGCGCATCATGATCTGGGGACCCAACGGCCCCGAATGGATCATCGCCTATCTTGGCGGCCTGCTGGCTGGCGCCGTCATCGTCCCGATTGATGTGCGGCAGACAAAGGATTTTGCTTTGCGCGTCGCTGCTGAAACCAAACCGCGATTAATAGCCCGCACGCGACTGCTGCCGGGCGATGGATTCGATCTACCACAACTGATCCTCGAAGAGTTGCCGCTGCGCTTGTCTGAGGTTGAGCCGCAACGCTTCGACGATGTTGCGCCTCAGCCCGATGATCTGGCATTGATCATGTATACGTCCGGCACGACGGCTGTCCCTAAAGGCGTCATGGTGACCCACCGGAACATCACAGCCAATTACACGGCCGTGCAGAAGGCCATCCCGCTCCAGGGCCATCACACGTTCTTATCATTACTCCCGCTCAGTCACCTGTATGAACAGACCGGCGGGTTTTGGTATCCGGTCGCCCGCGGCGATTCGATCGTCTATCTGCAAACGGTCACGCCCAAGGCGATTGAACAGGCGTTTCGACACGAACATATTCGCGCCGTGCTGGCTGTGCCACGACTGCTGCAATTGCTCAAAGACGGCTTCGTGCGCAAACTCCCGATCTCAGAATCGCGGCTGGAGAGGTTGTTGCGATGGACGGAGCCGCTGCCCAGGTCGGTCAAGAAATTGATCTACTTCCCGCTGCACCATTTCATCGGGTGGGATTTCGCTTACTTCGTGTTGGGCGGCGCGCCGCTCGATCCGGCGCTGCAACTGTTTTGGGAGCGATTAGGATTTATCGTCCTGCAAGGCTATGGCTTGACTGAAACCGGTCCGGTCATCACGGTTAATCGGCCAGAAGCACGCCGGCTCGGCTCGGTAGGGCAGGCCTTGCCGGGATTGGAAATGAAACTCTCGCCAGCGGGAGAAGTCCTCACACGTGGCCCACACGTGACGCCGGGCTACTTCCAACGGCCTGACGCGACGCGGGAATCGTTCACCGAAGACGGATGGTTTCGCACCGGCGATCTGGGTCGCCTTGACGAGGACGGCTTTCTGTTTTTACAGGGACGATTGAAAGAATTGATCGTGACCGACGCTGGAGTCAACGTCTATCCGCTCGACATCGAATCTGTGCTCGACCGGTTTGACGGCGTGCGAGAAAGTTGCGTCGTCGAATTCAAAAAACGCATCCACGCAGTGCTGCTCATGGACGAACACGCCAAGCCGCGCGCTGCCGAGATTATCAGCCAGGCCAACCGACAACTGGACGAAGCACAGCGCGTGCAAGCCTTCACCGTCTGGTGGGAAGACGATTTCCCACGCACCACGACGCTCAAAGTCAAAAAAGGTGAGGTGCTGGCCAAACTCCATGCGCGGGAGGCGGCGGCTGACATAGCGGTTCCTGCTGCCACAGCCGTTGTTGACGACATTGCGGCGTTGGTGGCGCGTATTGCTGACGTGCCGGTCACACAGATCACGCCTCAGTCAAAACTCGGCGATGATCTGGGGCTCAGTTCCATTGATCGCGTCGAGCTGGTCAGTTTGATCGAATGGGAAAAGCGAATAGACCTGGGTGATGTTGATCTCACGCCAGAGATGACCGTCGCCGAGTTGCGCCAATTGATTGAACGGAATCAACCAGACCGCGCGTCTCTGAAATTCCCGCGCTGGGGCCGATGGCCGATTATCCGTTGGTTGCGCGAGTTGCTCCAGCTTGCTGCGCTGTTTCCGATCTTCCGCCTGTTTGTTCGCCTCACGATCAAAGGGCGCGACGTCCTACCAGCGCCCGACTCAGGCCCGTATGTGTTCATTGCCAATCACACCAGCCATGCCGACACAGCAGCCATCCTCTATGCTTTGCCTGGCAGATTCCGTCGGCGACTGACCGTAGCCGCCTGGGCTGAGTTCTTTTTGCGGCCGGGCCAGCCTCTGCTGTCGTGGCTCTTCCGTTGGGTGTTGTATCCGTTCTTGGTGGTGCTGGCGCACATCTACATGATCCCGCAGCAACGGTCGCCGCGCCTGAGCTTGCAATACACCGGCGAGCTACTGGATCATGGCTATCACGTGTTGATTTATCCCGAAGGCGAGCGCCACGCCAGCAATCAGATGGCGCCGTTCATGGATGGGCTCGGATTGATGGTCACGGATATGCGGGTGAGCGTCATACCGATCAAACTCGATGGATTGGATAGGACTTTGCCTCGTGGCAGCGCCTTTCCTCGGTTCGCCAGCGCCACGCTCACGTTTGGCCAACCGATTCCGCCGCAAGCGGGCACGCATGCTGAGATCGCGGCGCGTTTGCGTGAAGCTGTCAAATCGCTCTGATACCAATTGCAGAGCGAAAGACCACGTTTTTTGTATGGGCGTCGTTGTGTGGACGCCCGCTGCGTGTGTGGGGTTTTTGTGTTGCGGTGGCAGCCGCCCACCAGAGGGTAACCAGACGTGCAACGTCTGGCTGCCTTCGCCTGGGCCGCATGCGCGGCCTCATGGTTCGATGGGCGGATACAGACATTACAATCTGGCTACCTTCGCCTGGGCCGCATGCGCGGCTCAGCAGAAACGAGCGTAGCATAAGTAAGCAAGACCAGATGCTCGCAGAAACTCAGAGACTGGTGCTTGGGACGTTCTGCTCTGCGTGTCCTTCATCAAACAGGGCTTTCCGCCAGACTATTGGTATGAGAAGCACTGCATAGGGCGTCCTCAGAGGCGATTGGCACGAGGCTACCGGCTGGCTCGTCCGTGTGTCACGGTGAGCGCCACTTAGTCCTCTTCCAGCCAATGCTCGATCGGGATCGAAAGCAGCGGGTACTTGAGCCGGAGTTGTACAACTTTGTCTGCATATCCTTTTCGTGCCGCTGAGCCGTGCGTGCGTTCGAGTGCGACTTGCTCTTGTTTGAGCGCGCGAATCTCCAGGCGATATAGATCGTTGAGGAATTCACGGATCAAGGCTGGCTCGGTTGTCGGTTTTGGCAAGATGCCGAAGCGTTGGAGTTCATCGAGCACAGCGGATTTGTACCGATAGGATTTTGGATTCATACGACCTTCGCTCTCCGAGTCAATCGGTTCATTCAGCATAACGGTCTCAGAATGTTCATACAGATTCCTAGCTCCTTGGCCCTGTGCAGTTCACCGGGGCGCTCAGAAAAGCTACCTCAGCGTTCGACACAATGGCCAGTCCAAATCTCAACCGATTGATTGGCTCCTCTGTAGTCAGAAAAGCTCTCGGAGCACTCAACAGAATTGCCCGAGCAGGCGCGAAGCGAATCTTTCACCTCTGAGCGTTTTCCCAGGGAGCTTGCGCTCTGCTTGTTGATAAGGAGCAGTCCGAGCCTGAACGCAGCGGATGTGGCTGGGCGGTTTCCTGGTGCTTGGCGACTTCCTTCTTATGGCTGGGCGTCTTACTGTCGCTTGGCGACTTCTTCCTTCAGGAGCTTGATCTTTTCTCGAACCTGTGCAGCGAGCGGACTTTCGGGAGCCACTTTGAGGAACTCATCAAACTCAGCCAACCCCTCAGCATATTTTTCTTGCAAAACAAAGACATTACCGAGCAGCAGATAGAGCGTGCCGAATTTGGGCCGAGCTTGCCGAGCGATTCGCAAGTTTTTCTCGGCGTTCTCCAGTTGATCCATTCCATAGTAAGCGCGGCCTAGTTCAAAGTAGACGTGCCATTCAGTTGGCATCAACCGTTGCGCTTTGAGCAAATGCTTCTCGGCGTCAGCATGCTGCTCAGCATCGTTGCAAAGCACGCCCATACCTAGATGGGCTTCGGCCAATTCGCCGTTGAGTTCTAGCGCGCGGGTCAACGCTTTACGAGCAAGGTCAGGATTTCGCAACCGGATGTAGGCAATACCTAGACCGCTGTGCGCTTGAGCAAATGCTGCATATTCTTCGATCGCCGCCTGGAAATAGCCCACGCTCTTTTCGACTTTTTGGCGGTCCAACTCTTTGCGTCCCTTCTGATATAAAGCCTGCGCCTTGGGAGGAATTGAAAGCTGATGCACCGATATTGCTTCAGGCAACGCGCCGTCAGGCACACCAATGCTGCGCCGAAGCGCCACCTCCAGGTTTTTCGACCCGCCGAATATCTCAATGGCCTGATTGATTGAAATGAAGCCGCTGGCCGACACGTTGACGCTGTAGGAGCCTTCTCTGAGGTTGTAGAAAGCAAAGCGGCCGGCGTGGTCGGTATGCGTCGTCTGCCCGTTACCGCTGCGAACGGAGGTCAGCACGATCCGCGCCATATAAACCGGTACGCCGCTTTCATCAACGACGCGGCCCTCAATGTAGAAATTGGTCAGCCGAGCACCGGAACTCAACCCTGGCGTTCGCTGCCCTTGCGCCAGGGCCGTCGGCATACACCAGACAAGCAAACAGATCATGAAGAATCCTCTGATGCGCATCTTCATGTG contains:
- a CDS encoding AMP-binding protein gives rise to the protein MVVGEEVQLMPETLNQQIELCRAFGERVFCYHRTELRRFVWSYAQLFDHADRMAAALRRRGVQRGERIMIWGPNGPEWIIAYLGGLLAGAVIVPIDVRQTKDFALRVAAETKPRLIARTRLLPGDGFDLPQLILEELPLRLSEVEPQRFDDVAPQPDDLALIMYTSGTTAVPKGVMVTHRNITANYTAVQKAIPLQGHHTFLSLLPLSHLYEQTGGFWYPVARGDSIVYLQTVTPKAIEQAFRHEHIRAVLAVPRLLQLLKDGFVRKLPISESRLERLLRWTEPLPRSVKKLIYFPLHHFIGWDFAYFVLGGAPLDPALQLFWERLGFIVLQGYGLTETGPVITVNRPEARRLGSVGQALPGLEMKLSPAGEVLTRGPHVTPGYFQRPDATRESFTEDGWFRTGDLGRLDEDGFLFLQGRLKELIVTDAGVNVYPLDIESVLDRFDGVRESCVVEFKKRIHAVLLMDEHAKPRAAEIISQANRQLDEAQRVQAFTVWWEDDFPRTTTLKVKKGEVLAKLHAREAAADIAVPAATAVVDDIAALVARIADVPVTQITPQSKLGDDLGLSSIDRVELVSLIEWEKRIDLGDVDLTPEMTVAELRQLIERNQPDRASLKFPRWGRWPIIRWLRELLQLAALFPIFRLFVRLTIKGRDVLPAPDSGPYVFIANHTSHADTAAILYALPGRFRRRLTVAAWAEFFLRPGQPLLSWLFRWVLYPFLVVLAHIYMIPQQRSPRLSLQYTGELLDHGYHVLIYPEGERHASNQMAPFMDGLGLMVTDMRVSVIPIKLDGLDRTLPRGSAFPRFASATLTFGQPIPPQAGTHAEIAARLREAVKSL
- a CDS encoding alpha/beta hydrolase-fold protein; translation: MHKEYHRWYSPNLGQEMPLVVYGHYGWPLLMFPTAGADCEEYERFNLIDAIAPHLDAGLVKIYSINSINRESWLADHVPPPERARRQVLYDRYVAEEVAPFIQWHCQTPGIPIATSGVSFGAFHTANTLFKHPDKFKCVIAISGSYDIRPYCHGYHDDNVYFNNPVEYLPNLEDPVILEQLRQCSINIITGQGAYEAPERSYQLSEILWRKGIPHNLDVWGHDVNHDWPWWYRMYNYYLPKLFGR
- a CDS encoding response regulator, encoding MLADHSLYRILLVEDDPAHATLIRRALHKERPQDQVVVSESLQSTWEQLDQQAFDALVVDFSLPDASGLELLQELRVRGLDVPVIIVTGHGDEMTAVQAMKLGAFDYIVKSQDYARALPLVVYRAIETKRLERQLASAEVRYRLLFEQAQDAIGIMDQNMRFLDVNSACSELSDYTREELLNMTVLSLVRPEAVETARQLFEQLRRHGSLRISECRMLRKQGTEVVVSVSAVALSEGVYQFIARDVTEQKRLQQELFQMQKMDSIGKLTSGIAHDFNNLLGAILGYASLLKLEFDPQHPLYGFVETIESSAQRGADLARQLLAFGRKEKAQTSPVNLNKIVEEVRRLLAHTISKRIEIIVHTDDELSMVEGDAGQLQQVLLNLCLNARDAMPQGGRLVLETRNIVLDEAFIRNHPGAQIGPHVMVSVTDTGCGMDQETQQRIFEPFFTTKEQGQGTGLGLAMVYSIVRNHEGVVRVYSEPGHGTTFVIYLPASNRAEMVIETAPVESRGGSEFVLVVDDETAIRNLLSDVLTSAGYRVMTATNGVQAIRILEQEPDIELVILDMIMPQMDGKETYERLRAHRPDLPVLFSSGFSRHNLTQEMLNHPRTHFIQKPYVVHDLLMAVRRVLDE
- the dnaB gene encoding replicative DNA helicase, with the translated sequence MAKSLKEMTTERSLPHSIETERSILGAILIDNTTLHQALEILSRDDFYLDAHRRIFDKMVALFEKDRPIDPITLREELDRSGELEQVGGVSAIAALMDGTPYLRNIEHYAKIVRDRALLRRLIIVSNQIISECFEQEEESDLILDKAEKAILDIAEARTKVGFAPIGEVAKQQLELVEQRAGRPQMITGLATGFIDFDRMTSGLQPSDLIIVAARPSVGKTSFVLSIAQNAALAGHVIGISSLEMSKEQLVMRLLCSEARINMQRFRNGFLNRDEWKRLAEGLRRLAECRIFIDDTPGISPLELRAKARRLKHERGLDLLIVDYLQLMSARGRAESRQQEVSQISRDLKSLAKDLQVPLIAVSQLSRAPEARTDHRPQLSDLRESGSLEQDADVVAFLFREDLYNRTPETEGKAELIVAKQRNGPTGKIELAFLSEFTRFENLMEESAF